A genome region from Clostridiales bacterium includes the following:
- a CDS encoding extracellular solute-binding protein, producing the protein MRFKKILILILSVLMLCVTAFAGCKPKDEKDIPAPVDYSNGDPAKKWYVTGGEPLEIKVFFRDRLDFSVEDNNHNTALATLKEIEKRCNVKFKWETTPWDIDLAKQRFTTSIMDKRNACDLYVFSFADLSIYGEKGGLFDYSKYLDTWAPNFKKVIDSNPQYKKDLVALNGGMYIMPTFSAIKNEKMYIIRKDWLDKFDLDIPQTIDDLMNVFQKFSTIPGVRPFVFDNKLNGMNLFESFGVDMGVHAHTGFFLEDGVIKFAPADERVKEFIELAREMYENGYIMPNYENPSTNEGADLLFETGKAGMTFAFGTRIDRYQQKLNLIKGTPNNQNPEVIGILPPAKDANSIAYTRRQLLPVRDSGSAAIHIASKHKLEILRIFDFIYSEEGQMLLNFGIEGEHYILKEGQPVYTEKITKAKHIIDNYDIAAADALRMYGIAIDFPVKQDIRYEMQIASEKVRSIREAYNEIILEPVPNLKFTSYEIEVLGMYLHSLETCYQSWLNGFIKGTRNLSQWNSYIQEINSDKYGLSNVLEIYNEAYQRYINS; encoded by the coding sequence ATGAGATTCAAAAAGATCTTAATATTAATATTAAGTGTTTTAATGCTTTGCGTAACCGCGTTTGCGGGATGCAAACCTAAAGATGAAAAAGATATACCAGCGCCAGTAGATTACTCTAATGGAGACCCGGCAAAAAAATGGTATGTTACAGGCGGCGAACCGCTAGAAATTAAAGTCTTTTTTAGAGATAGATTGGACTTTTCTGTAGAAGACAACAATCATAATACTGCGTTAGCAACTTTAAAAGAAATTGAAAAAAGATGTAATGTTAAATTCAAATGGGAAACCACGCCTTGGGATATTGATTTGGCTAAACAAAGATTTACCACATCTATTATGGATAAAAGAAATGCTTGTGACCTTTATGTTTTTTCCTTTGCAGACTTAAGCATATATGGCGAAAAGGGCGGGCTTTTTGACTATAGCAAATATTTGGATACTTGGGCGCCTAATTTCAAAAAAGTTATTGACAGCAACCCTCAATACAAAAAAGACTTAGTCGCTCTTAATGGGGGGATGTATATAATGCCTACTTTTTCAGCTATAAAAAACGAAAAAATGTATATAATCCGCAAAGATTGGCTTGATAAGTTTGATTTGGATATCCCCCAAACAATTGACGATCTTATGAATGTATTTCAAAAATTTAGCACAATTCCTGGCGTAAGACCCTTTGTTTTTGATAATAAATTAAATGGCATGAACTTATTTGAATCTTTTGGCGTAGATATGGGCGTGCACGCACATACTGGTTTTTTCTTAGAAGATGGCGTAATTAAGTTTGCTCCTGCCGATGAACGGGTAAAAGAGTTTATTGAATTAGCTAGAGAAATGTATGAAAATGGATACATTATGCCCAATTATGAAAATCCAAGCACCAATGAGGGAGCTGATTTGCTGTTTGAAACGGGCAAAGCCGGTATGACTTTTGCTTTTGGAACAAGGATTGACCGTTATCAACAAAAACTTAATCTTATAAAAGGTACGCCTAACAACCAAAATCCTGAAGTTATTGGAATTCTTCCGCCCGCTAAAGACGCTAACAGCATAGCGTATACTCGTAGACAATTATTGCCGGTTAGGGATTCGGGCAGCGCAGCAATACATATTGCCTCAAAACATAAATTAGAGATATTAAGAATTTTTGACTTTATATATAGCGAAGAAGGTCAAATGCTTCTTAATTTTGGCATAGAAGGAGAACATTACATTTTGAAAGAAGGTCAACCTGTATATACTGAAAAAATAACAAAAGCAAAACATATTATCGATAATTATGATATAGCCGCTGCTGATGCGCTAAGAATGTATGGAATAGCCATAGATTTTCCTGTAAAACAGGATATTAGATATGAAATGCAGATAGCTTCAGAGAAAGTTCGCTCAATTAGAGAGGCATACAATGAAATAATTTTGGAACCAGTTCCTAACTTAAAGTTTACTTCATATGAAATTGAGGTTTTGGGCATGTATTTACATAGCCTAGAAACTTGCTATCAATCTTGGTTAAACGGATTTATTAAGGGAACAAGAAATTTATCGCAATGGAATTCGTATATTCAAGAGATAAACTCAGATAAATATGGTTTGAGCAACGTATTAGAAATATATAATGAAGCTTATCAAAGATATATTAACAGTTAA
- a CDS encoding HAD family hydrolase has product MNKKFFEKFEKKHKWLVCIDSDGCVFDTMELKHKECFTPAFIKCFRLQSVSKYAREVSEYVYLYSKTRGTNRFLALVKMLQLLKKREEVKRRNVYIPDIEPLIKWIELGNPTSQGLKLYLEKHPDIEVLIMAYDYSLTVNCYVDEIAHGVQPFYYVPLTLGAFKEFADIAVISATPTETIIKEWQTYDIAKYADIICGQEFGTKTECISELKAKSYESNNILMIGDAPGDYKAAKDNNVLFAPINPGDEENSWERLYREGIDAFLNGKYQGDYENRLVAEFDLLLSSEPPWARFKK; this is encoded by the coding sequence ATGAATAAAAAATTCTTTGAAAAATTTGAAAAAAAACATAAATGGCTAGTATGCATAGATTCGGACGGCTGCGTATTTGATACAATGGAATTAAAACATAAAGAGTGTTTTACGCCAGCTTTTATAAAGTGTTTTAGATTACAGTCAGTATCAAAATACGCAAGAGAAGTTAGCGAATATGTATATTTGTATTCAAAAACTCGCGGGACTAATCGGTTTTTGGCGCTTGTTAAAATGCTTCAACTGCTAAAAAAAAGAGAAGAAGTAAAACGTCGTAATGTATATATCCCCGATATAGAGCCGCTTATCAAATGGATAGAATTAGGCAATCCCACTTCTCAGGGGCTTAAACTATATTTAGAAAAACACCCAGATATTGAGGTATTAATAATGGCATATGATTATTCGTTAACAGTCAATTGTTATGTTGATGAAATCGCCCATGGAGTGCAGCCGTTTTATTATGTTCCCCTAACTTTGGGAGCATTTAAAGAATTTGCCGATATTGCCGTAATATCGGCAACGCCTACGGAAACGATTATTAAAGAATGGCAAACTTATGACATTGCAAAATATGCCGATATAATTTGCGGGCAGGAATTTGGGACAAAAACAGAGTGCATATCGGAATTAAAAGCAAAGTCTTATGAATCCAATAATATTCTTATGATAGGCGATGCGCCGGGAGATTATAAGGCGGCAAAAGATAATAATGTTTTGTTTGCTCCTATTAACCCTGGCGATGAGGAGAATTCATGGGAGCGGTTATATAGAGAAGGCATTGATGCTTTTCTCAATGGGAAGTATCAAGGCGATTATGAAAATAGACTTGTCGCAGAATTTGATTTGCTTTTATCGTCAGAACCTCCATGGGCAAGGTTTAAAAAATAG
- a CDS encoding carbohydrate ABC transporter permease, with product MVESRKFYSYYLPKIIIWSILGFICVVMLYPFLNVLAQSFSSNTPIAEGNVFLIPKGFTLNGYKFLMSYKLLFQSLFNTIFYTVSGTLINVILTLFGAFAITRKHLIWRKGFSVFIMLTLWFNAGIIPNFLTVSSYNLIDNRLAMILPWAIMTYNLVVLRSFIQKVPQSLEEAAQIDGANDFQILFKVVIPLIIPGIATIAMYYAVRHWNDYIPALFYLRSKEKYPLQMVMRELVVLVNLQDIGAAGNGSQAVRYASIIFATVPILALFPFIHRKFVSGIMTGAIKE from the coding sequence ATGGTAGAAAGCAGAAAATTTTATTCATATTATTTGCCTAAAATTATTATTTGGTCAATATTAGGGTTTATTTGTGTTGTTATGCTTTATCCATTTTTAAATGTTTTAGCTCAGTCTTTTTCTTCCAATACGCCTATTGCTGAAGGAAATGTGTTTTTAATACCCAAGGGTTTTACTTTAAATGGTTACAAATTTTTAATGTCCTATAAATTATTGTTCCAAAGTCTTTTTAATACAATATTTTATACTGTATCAGGGACTTTAATTAATGTTATTTTAACATTGTTCGGGGCGTTTGCTATCACGCGCAAACATTTGATATGGAGAAAAGGGTTTAGCGTTTTTATCATGTTGACTTTATGGTTTAATGCGGGTATAATACCAAATTTTCTTACCGTATCATCCTATAATTTAATAGATAATCGTTTGGCAATGATATTACCTTGGGCGATAATGACATACAATCTTGTTGTGCTTAGGTCATTTATACAAAAAGTGCCTCAAAGTCTTGAAGAAGCCGCTCAAATTGACGGCGCGAATGATTTCCAGATTTTATTCAAGGTTGTTATTCCTTTGATTATACCCGGTATAGCCACAATAGCTATGTACTATGCTGTGCGTCATTGGAACGATTATATACCCGCCTTGTTTTATTTGCGTTCCAAGGAAAAATATCCTTTACAAATGGTTATGCGCGAACTTGTTGTTTTGGTTAATTTGCAAGATATAGGCGCCGCAGGAAATGGCAGCCAAGCGGTTAGATATGCTTCAATAATTTTTGCTACTGTTCCTATTCTTGCATTGTTCCCGTTTATACATCGCAAATTTGTTTCAGGAATAATGACCGGCGCAATAAAAGAATAA
- a CDS encoding sugar ABC transporter permease has product MSLTIKKRKTLLSRIKTSKFLLLMLLPVVVYYLMFRYIPLFYTSIAFKEYNPFVDFFETEWIGWKNFERFFNSPDFFNIMRNTLVISMLDIVLVFGSSIVFALLLHEVKNRLAKSVVQTLSYLPHFISIVVIAGMFISFLSPSGGFLFHLYNKITGAQSNLSLLDRKELFWGIYTLINMWKGMGWGSIIFVAALSRVDQELYEAAAIDGAGKMRRVFAVTLPAISATIIAMLIVKLGQVLNVGYELIILISNSQNYEFSDVISSYVYRYSLGSSNPLITDFSYAAAIGLFQTVVAFILVYITNKISSKVSEVSLW; this is encoded by the coding sequence ATGAGTTTAACGATTAAAAAGCGTAAGACTTTATTATCAAGAATTAAAACTAGCAAATTTTTACTTCTTATGCTGTTACCGGTTGTAGTCTATTACTTAATGTTTAGATATATACCGCTTTTTTACACATCAATAGCTTTTAAGGAATACAACCCTTTTGTTGATTTTTTTGAAACTGAATGGATAGGTTGGAAAAATTTTGAAAGATTTTTTAATTCTCCCGATTTTTTTAATATAATGCGCAATACTTTGGTTATAAGCATGCTGGATATTGTATTGGTGTTTGGCTCGTCAATAGTTTTTGCGTTATTGCTTCATGAAGTTAAAAATAGACTAGCAAAATCAGTAGTTCAGACATTGTCATATTTACCTCACTTTATATCAATAGTAGTAATAGCTGGTATGTTTATCAGCTTTTTATCGCCGTCTGGCGGATTTTTATTTCATTTGTATAATAAAATAACTGGTGCCCAGAGTAATTTATCATTGCTTGACCGTAAAGAATTATTTTGGGGTATTTATACTTTAATTAACATGTGGAAAGGCATGGGTTGGGGGTCAATAATTTTTGTGGCAGCATTATCTAGAGTGGATCAAGAGCTTTATGAAGCCGCAGCTATTGACGGCGCGGGAAAAATGCGTAGAGTTTTTGCGGTAACTTTACCAGCCATAAGCGCTACCATTATTGCTATGCTTATTGTCAAATTAGGGCAAGTTCTTAATGTTGGATATGAATTGATTATATTAATAAGCAATAGCCAAAATTATGAGTTTAGCGATGTAATTTCATCATACGTATATAGATACAGCTTGGGTAGCAGTAATCCTTTGATTACAGATTTTTCATATGCAGCAGCTATTGGTCTATTTCAAACTGTTGTGGCATTTATTCTAGTTTATATCACTAATAAAATTAGCTCAAAAGTCTCAGAGGTATCTTTATGGTAG
- a CDS encoding LacI family transcriptional regulator, with protein sequence MTIYDIARKTNLSVATISRVINNKAHVTEATRQKVLKAIEEYNYLPNALAVGLSTNKPQAISIMARDVSNVHTGKAVTFLESKLRELGYSIFLYGTDCDQESKERYIRESISRKVDAIIFVGSLFSEVPENSKLELYASKTPIILINGQTNIENAYCVVCDEYSGVKNIIKSYYKNNKKRILYLYDVVTLSGKHKLKGYQDGLKACKLPIDKDLIIKCQRDLKGAYNAIIDAIDKNLNFDSIICSEDILAVGTIKALLTKGIKVPDDIVVTGMNNSIISDCCIPSITSLDNKITKLCELAIESLEKLFKKESIPKIQTIQSTLVIKQSFCPLI encoded by the coding sequence ATGACTATATATGATATTGCTCGAAAAACTAATTTATCTGTCGCTACAATATCGCGTGTTATTAATAACAAAGCACATGTTACTGAAGCGACGCGCCAAAAAGTTTTAAAAGCCATAGAAGAATATAATTATCTTCCAAATGCGCTCGCAGTTGGTCTTTCCACTAATAAACCTCAAGCAATTAGCATCATGGCGCGCGATGTTTCCAATGTTCATACAGGTAAAGCTGTGACTTTTCTGGAAAGCAAGCTTCGCGAGCTTGGATATTCAATATTTTTATATGGAACCGATTGCGACCAAGAATCAAAAGAGCGATATATAAGAGAATCTATATCCCGAAAAGTTGACGCTATAATATTTGTTGGGTCGTTGTTTTCAGAAGTTCCAGAAAACTCCAAATTAGAACTTTATGCTTCTAAAACGCCAATTATTTTAATAAATGGCCAAACAAATATTGAAAATGCTTATTGCGTTGTTTGCGATGAATACAGCGGAGTTAAAAATATAATAAAAAGTTATTATAAAAATAATAAAAAACGAATTTTATATCTTTACGACGTCGTGACCTTGAGCGGAAAACATAAATTAAAGGGTTATCAAGACGGCTTAAAAGCTTGTAAATTACCTATAGATAAGGATTTGATTATTAAATGTCAGCGCGATTTAAAAGGCGCTTACAACGCTATAATTGACGCTATAGATAAAAATTTGAATTTTGATTCGATTATTTGCTCCGAAGATATTCTTGCAGTAGGAACAATAAAAGCGCTTTTGACAAAGGGCATAAAAGTTCCAGATGATATAGTCGTAACAGGAATGAATAATTCAATTATTAGCGATTGTTGTATTCCGTCAATTACCAGCTTAGACAACAAAATTACAAAATTATGCGAATTAGCAATTGAATCTTTAGAAAAATTATTTAAAAAAGAATCTATTCCTAAGATTCAAACTATTCAATCTACATTAGTAATCAAACAATCATTTTGCCCTTTAATATAA
- a CDS encoding DNRLRE domain-containing protein has translation MAKTLRNILGFMAFFCLCFGFFVPSNSLITAEGEINTKFVMQYGTYVSSYGQNSIYNTSSVFQLTSGPSGRVGYLQFDLTEFLSSDEEINRADLVIHLSQEPTHTGLVLRYATNNIWNDQAPQKDAFNWQDGTRSAINASVVPELDQTYDLTDAKVGELRLEITQIINFVKENYNIEQNGYLVDYVVSFVIYTESGSGSVYFHSHNAEENLRPYIEFNYQSAKPSYDIVLDVGENGAVYSSRELIKEDGVKKYVIEEGEDLTLKVIPDAGYDISSLTVNGEDALTLLEDYQLKLTGIEQNYTIGVVFEVSTATDIIYPLSDITLSPGNTITDESQIRVKTAGSLGNATRVSYLKFDISNFDVEKAALLNLATIPNVSFSSGEVLVTIWGVNFVDWDEEDWQTEQKTWQDMPISSNISLDGSINISNAVKVNETPLSIRSGRAWYTANITEYLRTQKTIGMTSVTLILTGTYTSEPYIVFGSKESIEILDGKICRPYISVLDLDYSVTAVTADNGQTKVLLPDGTETENVREHGSVIIEFTPETGYILKTVSVNGVDMIDKVFDGKLYINNIIQDLEIIPVFAPAKTVSFECPLIVRMYDARFNPIQDSIEVAEGEQLTVYFVLNAGYKMTLLENGLEATGFAKNKITLTVIDDIEFEVQIETIQD, from the coding sequence ATGGCAAAAACATTAAGAAATATCTTAGGTTTTATGGCCTTTTTTTGTCTTTGTTTTGGATTTTTTGTACCTAGCAATTCTTTAATTACAGCCGAAGGCGAGATTAATACAAAATTTGTTATGCAATATGGAACTTATGTTAGCTCTTACGGCCAAAATTCTATATATAATACCAGTTCGGTATTTCAATTAACAAGCGGACCATCGGGAAGAGTTGGATATTTGCAATTTGATTTGACCGAGTTTTTAAGTTCCGATGAAGAAATTAATCGAGCCGATTTAGTTATTCATTTATCGCAAGAACCAACCCATACAGGACTTGTTTTAAGGTATGCAACAAACAACATTTGGAATGACCAAGCTCCTCAAAAAGACGCATTTAATTGGCAAGACGGCACGCGAAGCGCAATTAATGCTTCTGTGGTACCTGAACTTGATCAAACATATGATTTAACGGATGCGAAAGTAGGCGAATTGCGACTTGAAATTACCCAAATAATAAACTTTGTCAAAGAAAATTATAACATCGAACAAAATGGCTATTTGGTAGATTATGTTGTAAGCTTTGTTATTTACACAGAGTCTGGATCGGGTAGCGTCTATTTTCATTCGCATAATGCGGAAGAAAACCTTAGACCATATATAGAATTCAATTATCAATCCGCAAAACCTTCTTATGACATAGTATTGGATGTTGGGGAAAACGGAGCGGTTTATTCCAGTCGCGAATTAATTAAAGAAGACGGTGTAAAAAAATATGTAATAGAAGAAGGAGAAGATCTTACACTAAAAGTTATTCCAGATGCGGGTTATGATATCAGTTCGCTTACGGTTAATGGGGAGGATGCATTGACCTTACTTGAAGATTATCAATTAAAGTTGACCGGTATTGAGCAAAATTACACAATTGGCGTGGTCTTTGAGGTCAGCACAGCAACTGATATTATTTATCCATTATCAGATATAACATTAAGTCCGGGAAACACTATAACGGATGAATCTCAAATAAGAGTTAAAACAGCTGGAAGTTTAGGAAATGCTACCAGAGTTTCTTATTTAAAATTTGATATCAGTAATTTTGATGTTGAAAAAGCCGCTCTTTTAAATCTTGCTACCATTCCAAATGTAAGTTTTTCTTCAGGCGAGGTTTTAGTAACTATTTGGGGAGTTAACTTTGTTGATTGGGATGAGGAAGATTGGCAAACAGAACAAAAGACTTGGCAAGATATGCCTATTTCCTCCAATATTAGTTTGGACGGGTCTATCAATATATCAAATGCGGTTAAGGTTAATGAAACACCTCTTAGTATAAGAAGCGGAAGAGCTTGGTATACAGCAAATATAACCGAATATTTGCGCACTCAAAAAACTATAGGAATGACCTCGGTTACTTTGATTTTAACAGGCACCTATACTTCAGAGCCATATATTGTTTTTGGTTCTAAAGAAAGCATAGAGATATTGGATGGAAAGATTTGCAGACCTTATATTTCTGTTTTGGATCTTGATTATTCTGTTACCGCCGTAACCGCTGATAATGGGCAAACTAAAGTTTTACTACCCGATGGAACTGAAACGGAAAATGTTAGGGAACATGGTTCAGTCATTATTGAATTTACGCCTGAAACAGGATATATTTTAAAGACTGTAAGCGTTAATGGCGTAGATATGATCGATAAAGTTTTTGACGGCAAACTTTATATTAACAATATTATACAGGATCTTGAAATTATACCTGTCTTTGCACCTGCTAAAACAGTAAGTTTTGAGTGCCCATTAATAGTAAGAATGTATGATGCAAGATTTAATCCTATTCAGGATAGTATCGAAGTTGCTGAGGGCGAGCAGCTAACGGTATATTTTGTATTAAATGCTGGTTATAAAATGACATTATTGGAAAACGGTTTGGAAGCTACAGGATTTGCAAAGAATAAAATTACTTTAACGGTAATAGATGATATTGAATTTGAAGTTCAAATTGAAACAATCCAAGATTAG